DNA from Saccharomyces cerevisiae S288C chromosome V, complete sequence:
ATTatactaaaaaaattttcttttacttgATTTATTGCTCTGCAGTGTCTGATAGTGTAATGGCGGATAATGCAAAGAAGAGTAAAGGgaagatattttatttctttgattatacaaaatttttaactTGTATGTGATCCCTGTCTTTAATATCGTTTCATTATACAAACTAACTACAGAAATAGCTAAATGAGTGATTACTGTGCCATCATTTTGACTTCAAAGATCATCTATATCTTGATATAACATCTACCTGTCGAAAGTAAGATCATCCCTTTGCGGGCATGTAAGGTGTAAGATATAAGAACAAACAATTGCTAGAAAATAGCTTTGAATGAATGTTAAAAGGGACTGAACTTAGAAGTGTGCGATTTtctgttttcaaaatttgccCAAAGcgcttcttttctttttaagaATTGTATAGATGTAATTATTTAACGGATGTCTGACATTATTGAACCTTCCTAACTCCACAAAAATAACCAACGGGACCTCTACCTTACTAAACCACTTCCCGCCCCATTAACTAACCAGCATAACCTAGACAATACAAGGAAATGTACTTCGAAATTTTAAGGTAAACGCAATTCTTGTCACAATATAAAGCTCTCACTGTGCTCATACACTGCTTCGATAATAAAAACCAAATGGTTTCTACTAAAACATAGCAAGCCTCACAAGATATAGAGATCACACaccattgaaaaagaaagttcaGCAAGTTTGCTGGAGGTTGCAAAGAGACTAACGAAGGGCTTTCATAACGACATTTTACAGTTATTGATAAAAGAATGCTTTTACGACAGCAGAACCTATTggtttgaagaagatagaGGTCTAGTAGTATATTGTTGCTTTAATGATTCAAACTCTTAACAATGTGGGCAAATATGCGTATGATTTCGTTCTGGGAAAGGATAGTAAGAAGCCTTTTTGATTACAAAACCGTGAAAGACGGTTTAGCAGCTTTTACAGGAAACCTGCTTTACCTTAGCCAGTGTTTTctcatcttcaaaaaaaagtattgtACGCAACTCTTCCATCTAGCAGAGCTCCCgctctttttcaaacaagtttcattatatttattcttAATAATTTTGGTATCATCGAGGTGAGGTCTTCGTTGTTTCAACACCAGCTATTTTTCAGCGGCTTACAATTACGTAGTTCTATTAACGAATACACTGGGAGGTGAGTATAATCATGGACTGTAACACTATACGACTCCAACACGTTATATGTATcagttatatatatatattatattattttgGGAAGAGTAGCATTGCTTTTGAAAGTACACGGGGTTTACTTTGGCTCATAGAATGGGTCTGGATATGAAATTCTGAAATATTCAGATTTTGGAGTACTGAAAATATTTAGcaagaatttcaaatattaGTTAGTAAACCAAACCAAGGCATCTGAACTTGAACCTCCATAACTCGCTTTCTAACATAATGAGCTTGTATGacataatattatagaaCTCGAGGTTAACctttaaatataaatatagTAATCTTCATGATAATAATTTCAGGGTAGTGCGCGTATTTGTCGAAAAAACGCAAAATGACAGAAATTCTATGTTTACTGACTTTAGATTTTGTTTTAGATCAATTGGCGGAAAAAGGACGCAGTCTGTAACTTTGATTGGCATCTTGATTTGATTTGTTGGGTGGTTCTCTTACAATCAATGGTTTATTTCATGGAAAGCTTGATGACATGTGATAGCACACCATGCTAATTAGTGAAAAGAGTCCTTGTTGACTTACCACATGTGCAGCCGCCTTTTACCGTGGTGCGAAGCATATTGAGCGGCCTGGAGACCAAGAATGTCAGGGCCTTTAAACAATAGAAGAAGTGTATAGGAAAAAACTAAGGTGTTTTgagatattttttataaaagtAGTATTTCTTAAAAATCAGCGGGGAGCCATTCTTTGAAGGCGCGCTTGCAAATTTTAGGTATTGGGCTTGATTATTTTGGCAAGTGTCATGCATTGTAACAAATCTATATAAAGTGACAATTCTGGAACACTGTATCGTAATCCCAAATAATGTATGtagaatagaaaaaaatatatgaaaaaatgaatagaTCATACACAGACGACATGAATAGCAGCCCTCCAAATTACTTGACAACAAGGACGTTTAGAATCGTTAGATTGTTTGCAATAATTTTTGCACTGCTTTTGGTAGCGTactcattatttttaagcACACTTAGAACTGGAGCTATACCTGACCGCGCCAACACTGCTGCTCTAGTACGGCGAGCTAGGTGATCATTTGCGACTGGATTAGGACTAGGAGGATTTTTAATTGCTGCAGCCGCTTATGCTACTCCTTACTGGGTCGCAGCAACCTGTATCGCATCCACTAGCGGAATATGTTCACCTATAGCTGGTGCTGTTTTAGCAACTTCAGCAGTTATAGTTGCAGCAGTTTTAGTGGGAAAGAGTTCTGGCTCAGCAACAAAGCGAGGGTTAAGTGAGACTATTAATGTACTGAATCATACTATAACACTCACTGATCATGTGCTCAATGGGCAAACATTGTCTAATGGTACTGGTAGTAATTTTGTTACAATAGAGTTTAGTGGGTATGCAGTACATGACACTATTAAACGTGACGGTGCTGCTGAGATCAACTTTGTGGGGTATACTACGGAGCATGGAACCCACATCAGCACGAGTAGCGTACATAATGTGAGCATGCTCATCGATCAAATCGTGGCAGCGGTACCAGGGGTACCTGATATAAGTGGCAACGCTTCGGCCCTATCGTTACAGAGACGCAGTCAAGAGTTCGCCACCTCATGGATATCAATGACATATAGTCAGAGTTATGGTGACCTGGCACAGAACTGGCAGAATGACGAAGGTGGAGCAGGAAATTTTGATTCTTATGCTGAAGAGAAGTTAcagaatttcttttcaggTAATAGGGATTGGAAATACTGCTTTGCTGCTGAGGACACGAAAAACGGTGAGCCACTTGATTACGATGACATACCTGGTGACGGTGCAGGCACGGGTTCGGCATTCAAGTCTGAGATATATTTTAACACTTACGGTGGTATAGATAATTATTGTAATGACGAGCATATCGGTGCTCAGAACACTGGAGATGGTCGATAAAGCTTTACGCCTGTCGCTGAATTGACTGACCCGAAATTAAGAACTGTTGACGTAGTGAATTACGATCTAGTTTATATGTCATAATGTAGTAAGTTTATTGGACCCTTCTATATGTTATGTAAATGTAATAATTACATAGTTACTGCTTTTGTACATAGAAACTATAGTTTCTTAAGTACTACCGGATTAGAGGTTTGCTACTATATGTTTTCCTTGTCTCAAGCATTACTGAAACAACTCTGAAACAATACTAAAACATTACTCATATCATGCTTTTGGGTTACCACATTCAACAATAACTCGAATacatttataaaaaaaacaaaactaaGGTACAAaacacacaccacaccacATACGCGCTGATTGGTTTTATGGAAGCTAATAGTTCAGACATAGCtcagaaaaataataataagtATTATCAAATATAACTCATCTGGTTACATGCTAAGTTCTTGTCAAGTGATATAGCgttatctttattattgaaTTAAATTCTATAATTAGAATTCGACTACACCAACTAATGActctaaaaaatatgtgaTTGCCCTTCAAGATTGCATTATTTCTCAATGCATTACATACATAGAGTATACTAGATACAGATAGATGATTGTAAGTGTTGGAACAAGATTCAATTATCATCCTATTTATTGCGATAGACGCACTACTTGAGAGTGATATACTTACTTATGCTACTGCATTCAAAGAGTACCACTAAACAATCTCAACAGAATCAATCagacttttttttgccacAAAAACTTTTAACGATGTCCTTTGGCAGTACTGTATTTTGAGATTAAAGGCGTTCAgtcaataaaaaatctaaattcttgttcattttcagttctggtatttttttcatattaaTGATGGGGTGGCTCTGGAGGCTCATTTTTCCCACTGAAGATCGCTGGTAATTTCGTTCGTATGTTTTAAAGAGAACTATATCCTGTCGCCAATTATGTGCAGTTGATGAGAAAACTAAGATAGAAATAAGTAGGGATGGAACCAGGATCCACAAGAAGCGCGTTTAGCCGATCCGGCTTATCAGGTACGAGAAGCAGTATTATTAAGTAAGAAAGCGCGCAGGAAAGCGGCCTTTTGAAAGCACGTCTGCAGACATCTCACGACACATTCCCAAATAGGGCCctgctaaaaaaaaagcagcaGAGCGTACGTTGCCTGGGAAGCATGGTTTAGCGTGTTGCTATATTATGGTAAGGGGGGTGGTCAGTATACGTTGTGCTGACTGCCAGAGAATATCCTTATTCACAATTATTTGTTGAGTTTGATACTTATTTACAGAGACTATATATAATGACACTTTTGGAATACAGTATCGCTACTCAATatcataaaaaaagtaacAATAATGATGCCTACCTACCTAGGAAAGTTAACGTGGTCATACTTTTTTACCACTTTAGGACTAGCTTGTGCTTACAACGTAACAGAACAAATGGAATTTGATCAGTTCAAATCAGATTACCTTGCCTGTCTCGCACCAGAACACAGAAACATTGTAGTCGATTTGGCTAGTAATGGATTCATAACAATTTCACCGATGGCGAATGCAACAATTGACTTTGAGGATGTAACTAGTGATTATTTTAACTGCACTGACGTCAATACTAACGTACAGGTTACGATCGCGTCATTTTACAATGAATACGGTTTTGGGCCCGATGATAACGGCTATTATCACGCTATGGAAGAACCCTCAGAATTTGAACGGCATGACATGGATGTTAGGCTCTACAGACCATACTATCCAGGTGAGTTTGTCATGGGAAGACGTTCAGATGCACTTGGAGTGACTGGTTTTGACCAAAAGGACTGCGCAGGTGAGGGTTTTTACGACGAACAAACTGCAGCAACGTCATGTCAAAATATAGGCTCCACTCAGTACGCCAAGTCGGTCAGGTCTTATAACTATGGATGCTGCGGCGGGGCGGTCTGGATCAGGATTTGGCCGCATCACAATTGTTCAAAAGGTCATGATCACCATTTCAAGATAAGGCCAGGCCAGATGCTATGCTGGAATGTCAACCCATATTCTTGGATGCAACCAGAATCCGGATGGAATCCGTAACGAATAGGATTCTGGACATACGTTAGGTTCTTGTCGAATGTGATAACCCAAAAGCATGGTACAAGTgatgcttcttttttgtgTCGGTAATACACAAGGAGAACATATAGTGATAAACCTCTAACCCACTATTACTTAAGAAACCCTAGTTTCTATGCACAAAAGTAGAACCCTATATATCTTATATTTGTattacatatataaatgtCCAGTAAACTTACCACATTATGACATATAAGCTAGATCGTAATTCACTACGTCAAAATTACATTATGGGAGTGAAAGTATAATGGAGCACCCGTGTGAGTATGTGCTTGTTGACGTTAACGAGGATGAACAAACGACAAATAGATTCGACGTATTGAAGTACTTCTTGGCCacttttcatcttctgaCGCGGTGAGCTTTTAAGAGCCCTTCTTTTTCGACTGGCCACGTGAGAAGACATACAGTTCAGCTTACATAGCTTTGGCCCATACAATACCTATGTGCCCCAAACCGCAGAGACGATTAGCACACCTTTTTACCTGCACCACAGTCATTTCTCGATAATGGTGAAAACACAGTGATACCACCGCACAGCAAAGGTGCTGCCAATGGacttgaaatattttatgGAGTgcgaataaaaaaatgctcATGGACTCGAATATGAGATGCAAAGCCACCCTGTGCAAAATGGTTATCCTTGTGGGAGAGTGTTACGACAGTGATGTGGCATATTATTCTAATGTATGGTCTGTGTAAGTACGAAATATTCTGAAATGGCATCCGTTCAAGCAATGGTAATATTAAGGAACTTATACGTTAATGACGTCATGGTGGTATTGATACGTAATTGAGTGTGTTTATGTATTATCGTTGAAGgatagaatatttttatgtttaggtgattttagtggtgatttttttgtaatattgACATAAGTGTATATAAATTGAGTGGATAGTAGATGGTGAAAAAGTGGTATAACGTATGTATTAAGGGCAGttatacaatatttgggGCCGCCGAATGagatatagatattaaaatgtGGATAATCGTGGGCTTTATGGGTAAATGGCACAGGGTATAAACCGCTGAGGCAAGTGCCGTGCATAATGATGTGAGTGCATTTGTACTGATTTAGTGAGAGATGGGCCATGGAGTGGAATGTGAGAGTAGGGTAAGTTTGAGAGTGGTATACTGTAGTAGCATCCGTGTGCGTATGCCATATCAGTATACAAGTGAGGGTGAGTATGGCATGTGGTGGTGGGATTGGAGTGGTAGGGTAAGCACGTGTGTATTATTTACGATCATTTGTTAACGTTTCAATATGGTGGTAGAACAACAGTATAGTGAGTAGGACATGGTGGATGGTAGGGTAATGGTAGGGTAAGTGGTGGTGGAGTTGGATATGGGTAATTGGAGGGTAACGGTTATGGTGGACGGTGGGTTGGTGGTAGGAAGTAGAGGGATGGATGGTGGTTGGGGTGGTATGGTTGAATGGGACAGGGTAACGAGTGGACAGTAGGGTAATGGAGGGTAAGTTTGGAGACAGGTTGGCGAGGGTTAGATTAGGATAGCATATCTATGTCACCTTATTGCATGCTGGATGGTGTTAGACAAGGCCGTAGGGACATATAGCATCTAGGAAGTAACCTTGTACGAAAATAGGCAATATTTCCTGTTTGACGCAGATTTTAGCCCAAAGATCTAGCGttaaggaatttttttatagtggGACATTGCAAACCAAGGAAGTAACTTGATACGTCGTTGGTGAATGGGtctgttttcttattcGGCGGGGTAATACATTTTGAGGGAAGGTTGTCTGTCTGACGCGCCATATGTAGGTACGCCAAAAAGGGCTCCTTTACTTCGAAGCGCGAGGTCGTATACCTAATAAGGAAATGTAATTTAtaactttttattatattggtcTTTTCGAGAGCGGAAGAAGTTGTAGGCTAAGCGCAGGCTAAGCGTAGGTCCATGTTTAAAGTATCCAAGAGAATATCCACGAAGCGGCTGAGCAACGAACAGAATCCTGGTTCTCCTCGACTAAGCAGATAGTTAAGATACTGTGCACcatggaaattgaaaacgaacGTACGTACCgactactttatttttgcaggCCGGAAATCAAGCGATGAATGAGACATCCTTCTGTTTTCTATGTTGTGCTTGAAGGGGACAGACAGTCGCTTATCTTAGTGAGATTTTGTTTGCTTTTGCTGCACCTGCATAGCGCAGATTCTGCATCTTCTC
Protein-coding regions in this window:
- a CDS encoding uncharacterized protein (hypothetical protein; conserved across S. cerevisiae strains; large-scale analyses show mRNA expression increases under anaerobic conditions and two-hybrid interactions with Sst2p), whose product is MMPTYLGKLTWSYFFTTLGLACAYNVTEQMEFDQFKSDYLACLAPEHRNIVVDLASNGFITISPMANATIDFEDVTSDYFNCTDVNTNVQVTIASFYNEYGFGPDDNGYYHAMEEPSEFERHDMDVRLYRPYYPGEFVMGRRSDALGVTGFDQKDCAGEGFYDEQTAATSCQNIGSTQYAKSVRSYNYGCCGGAVWIRIWPHHNCSKGHDHHFKIRPGQMLCWNVNPYSWMQPESGWNP
- a CDS encoding uncharacterized protein (hypothetical protein; induced in respiratory-deficient cells); protein product: MLIDQIVAAVPGVPDISGNASALSLQRRSQEFATSWISMTYSQSYGDLAQNWQNDEGGAGNFDSYAEEKLQNFFSGNRDWKYCFAAEDTKNGEPLDYDDIPGDGAGTGSAFKSEIYFNTYGGIDNYCNDEHIGAQNTGDGR
- a CDS encoding uncharacterized protein (hypothetical protein); the protein is MAHLSLNQYKCTHIIMHGTCLSGLYPVPFTHKAHDYPHFNIYISFGGPKYCITALNTYVIPLFHHLLSTQFIYTYVNITKKSPLKSPKHKNILSFNDNT